The genomic interval CGGATCCGATCCCGGAAGATGCGATTACTTGAGCAGTAGCATTACTGAGGAATAGTGGTGCTATAAAAACGAAGTACAGAGCAAGGAGACGGAAAACCATCGAGTCCTCCTGCGGACGCCGAGCTTCGGAACGGCAACTATTCTCGCTCCAGGCTAAAGAGCAAAGCAAATAACTTTACCTGGCAGCGCCATCCATGACCAAGCCGACAACTTCATCCACATAGTCTTCCGTAAGTCCGCTCTGGCGGATGAGGAAGCGCATATAGAGTGCGCCATAGAGGGTATCCAGTGTGAGGTCGAGGTCAAGATCGGCCGGCAGTTCGCCGCGCGAGATTCCGCGGCGCAGAGTCTCATAAGCTTCCTGGCGGCGAGGCATCATGAAGCGGTCGCGGAAGGCTTGTATCAATTCGGGATCGGATTGCCCGCCGCCGATCAGTGCGGCGACGATGCGTCCACGGCGTCCCCGCAGAACGCGAACCAGATGCTTCATCTGAATGCTGACATCGTCGCGGACTGAACCGGTGTTAGGGAAACGTAGTTCTTCATCGGCGCTCGACGAAAATGCATCGGCCACCAGCGCCGCTTTGTTTGGCCACCAGCGATAGACCGTTGCTTTCCCTACGTCGGCATCGGCTGCAATGGCTTCAATCGATAGATCAGGAAAGCCGGTTTCCTGCAGCAGCCGCAGCGTGCTACGAAGGATGGCCTTACGCGCATCCTCGCTGCGCGGACGCCCCGGCGTGCGGCGATTGCCAGTAATTTTCTCCTGCGCCAATTCGGCAGCGTAGGTTTGCGGCATGGAGTGACGTTAACATAAAATTAAATTCGATACGTTCTGTTTCGGAAATAATCAAATCTGCGAATCTGCCGCCTGAGTAGCGGAATCAATACCGAAGTCGGGAGCCCTGTCGGAAAATGTGGATCGTCTCATTAGCGCTGCGCCGTCCCTACACCTTTGTCGTGATGGCGCTGCTGATCCTCATTCTCACGCCCATCGTCATTCTTAGAACGTCGATCGATATTTTCCCGGATATCAACATTCCTGTCATCAGCATCGTCTGGCAATACAACGGCATGCAGCCGCAGGAGATGGCCGATCGATTCCTTAGCAATACCGAGCGCGGGCTCACAACGCTGGTCAACGACATCCAGCACATCGAATCCGTCGCTCTGCAGGGACGTGCGATTGAGAAGGTGTACTTCCAGCCTGGCGTGAATCTGCCGTTGGCGCTTTCGCAGGTAACGGCGATCACGCAGACGTCAGTCCGCCAACTGCCGCCGGGAACGCAGCCACCGCTCATCATCGTCTATTCGGCCTCCAGCGTACCGATCGTGCAAGTGGGTGTGAGCAGCAAGAGTATTCCCGAGCAGGATCTTCAGGACATCACGCTCAACTTCATCCGCTCACCTCTTACAACCGTGAAAGGCGCGGCCATTCCATATCCCTACGGAGGCAAGTCGCGCGTCATCGCTGTCGATCTCGACACGCAGGCGCTGCAGGCGCATGGACTGACTCCGGTAGACGTGGTGAATGCCGTTGATTCTCAGAATCTGATTCTCCCATCCGGCACGGCAAAGATCGGTGCGCTGGAAATGAACGTGCGCATGAACGCCAGCACGCAGACCGTCGCCGAACTGAACGATCTCCCGGTCCGCAGTAAGAACGGCGTGACTACCTACCTGCGCGATGTGGCCCACGTGCGCGACGGCTTCACTCCGCAAACCAATATCGTGCGCCAGGACGGCGTACGCGGAACTCTGCTGAGCATCATGAAAAACAGCGGGGCTTCGACGCTCGACATCGTCAAAGAAATCAAAGACCGGCTGCCGGTCATAGCCGAGTCGCTGCCTGAAGATCTGCAGATCAAAACACTCTTCGATCAGTCGCTGTTCGTGCGTGGATCGATCGACGGAGTGTTGCGCGAAGGCGCCATTGCCGCCGCGCTCACCGCGCTCATGATCCTGCTCTTCCTTGGGGACTGGCGGCCCACGCTGGTTATTACGGTTTCTATTCCGCTGTCGATCTGCGTTTCCATCATTCTGCTGAGCGCGCTGGGCGAGACCATCAACATCATGACGCTCGGCGGCCTCGCGCTCGCCGTGGGAATCCTTGTCGACGATGCGACTGTGGCCATCGAGAACATCGAGCGCAATATCGCCATGGGTAAGGAGATGAAACAGGCGATCCTTGACGGCTCGCAGCAGATCGCATTGCCGGCATTCGTCTCGACCATCTGCATCTGTATCGTCTTCGTGCCGATGTTCTTCCTCACGGGCGTGGCGAAATTTCTCTTCGTTCCGCTCGCCGAAGCCGTAGTCTTCGCGATGCTGGCTTCGTACCTGCTTTCGCGAACGCTCGTGCCCACCATGGTGCTGTACATCATGCGCGGACACGAGCATAAGGCAGCGCAGCCGAAGACCATTTTGGGACGCTTCCAGCGTGGCTTCGAACGTGGATTCGAGCGCTTTCGCACGAGCTACCGCGACATGCTGGCGAGCGCCCTCGAGCATCGCAAGATTTTTGCAGCAGCCTTCCTCGCTTTCTGCGTGATCTCCTTCGGCCTGATTTTCTTTTTAGGAGAGGATTTCTTCCCCAGCGTCGATGCCGGAGTCTTTCGTCTGCACGTTCGGGCGCGCGCCGGCACGCGCATCGAGGAAACCGCTCGCCTGTGCGACGAGGTCGAGAACGTCCTGCGCAAAGAGATTCCTAAAAATGAACTAGTCACGATTCTCGACAATATCGGACTGCCGTTCAGCTCAATCAACACTACTTACAGCACCAGCGGAACAATCGGCACTTCTGATGCCGAAATTCTGGTCTCGCTCAACCAGAAGCATCACCGTCCGACCGACGAGTACGTAAAGAAGCTGCGCGAAGATCTTCCGCTGTATTTTCCCGGAGTGGAATTCTTCTTCCAGCCGGCGGATATCGTTAGTCAAATCCTGAATTTTGGCCTGCCTTCCCCGATTGATGTTCAAGTAGTCGGCCGCAATCTGGAAGGGAATTACGCGATTGCCGAGCAGATCGCCAATCGCATGCGCCATGTGCCCGGCGCGGCCGACGTGCATGTGCAGCAGTTGATGAATGGTCCGGAAATCGACCTCAACATCGACCGTTCGCGCGCGAAGGAAGTTGGGCTCGATCAGGAAGACGTGGCGCGCAATCTGCTGGTCTCACTCAGCGGCAGCTTCCAGACATCGCCGAGCTATTGGCTGAATCCGAAGAACGGAGTTACGTACAGTGTTGCCATCCTGACGCCCGACTATCGCATGGACTCGGTGCAGGCGCTGATGAATACGCCGGTAGGCTCTCCTTCAGCGCCGGCGCCCCAGGTGCTCGCCAATCTGGCTACGATTAAACCGGCTTCTACTCCCGCAGCCGTTTATCACTACGACATCACTCCGGTGGTGGACGTGTACGCTTCGGTGCAGGGACGTGATCTCGGCGGAGTAGCCGGCGACGTGACCAGGATCGTGGAAGACTTCGAGTCGAAGCGTCCGAAAGGCACGCAGATCATTTTGCGCGGACAAGTCGAAACCATGACCTCATCGTTCCGCGGCCTCGCCTTTGGCTTGATCATGGCGATCGTTCTCGTTTACCTCCTGATCGTCGTGAACTTCCAGTCGTGGCTCGATCCGTTCATCATCATTACTGCACTACCGGGAGCCCTGGCCGGCATTCTATGGATGCTGCTGCTCACGCATACGCGTTTGAGCGTGCCCTCGCTGACCGGAGCCATCATGTGCGTAGGCGTTGCGACCGCGAACAGCATTCTGCTCGTCTCGTTCGCGCGCGAACGCATGGACGACGGATTACCCGCGTTCCAGGCCGCGCTCGAGGCGGGATTCACGCGTATTCGTCCGGTCATCATGACGGCGCTGGCCATGATCATCGGCATGGTTCCTATGGCTCTCGGTTTAGGTGAAGGCGGAGAGCAGAATGCGCCGCTCGGACGCGCGGTTATCGGCGGACTATTATTTGCTACGGTCGCGACACTCTTCTTTGTGCCCGCAGTCTTTACAATGATCCATGGCAGAAGAGCAGCCCACGCGACCAATCTGGGACAGGAGCCGGAGTGGGTACACGAGGAATAACAGAACCGCCGCCGGTAGGCGGGGTCCCCAGCAATCGCCGGTGTTGCGATTGGTGGGGTGATACGCGGTGGGCCGGAGATGGCCGAATGGCCAGCTCCGGGAATAGCGATGCTCGGTCGGATTTCGAAACGCGCAGCCGCAAAACAAGCGGCTGCCCCACCGGCTACCGCCGGCGGTTCTGTTATCCGCGCTCGACACTTTGAATTGGTTTAACGAAAGGATTCGATAAGCAGGAAGTGAGTTCTCTTCAGGTCGTCAATTCGCCGTCGGAAACGGGACAGCAAACGCCGCAGCACGATCCGCAGCGCGGCACACCTGCGCGCAAAACTGCGTGGATCATCGGCGCCTTTGTTCTGCTCCTGCTCATCGCTGGAGCCATCACTATCGCCGGCAAGCTGGGCGAAAAGAAGGCTCTTGCCGCGGAGACTGAGCGTCTGGCAAAACCGAGCGTTGCGGTCACCACGCCGAAGCAGGAGCAGGCGCACGAAGAATTAGTCCTGCCCGGTACCATCCAGGCCTATAAAGAGTCTCCGATCTACGCGCGCACCAACGGTTACGTTCTGCGCTGGTATAAGGACATTGGCTCGCAGGTGAAGAAAGGCGAGCTGCTCGCGGACATCGATACTCCTGAAGTTGATCAGGAACTGCTGCAGGCACGCGCCACCCGTCAGCAAATCCAGGCTCAGTTAGGACTGGCGAAGAGTTCTGCGGAACGCTGGCAGAATCTCCGCCGCAGCGACTCGGTCTCGCAGCAGGAAGTCGATCAGCAGGTGAGCGCGTATCAGCAGGCACAGGCAAACCTTGCCGCCTCTGACGCGAACGTCCGCCGCCTCGAGCAGATGGAGTCTTTCAAACACATCTACGCTCCCTTTTCGGGAGTGCTCACCAAACGCAACATCGATGTAGGCGCGCTGATCAACGCCGGCAACGCCGGTCCCGATAAGGAACTGTTTGACATCGCACAAGTCGACCCGTTGCGCGTGTATGTGAACGTCCCCCAGACCTACAGCCCAGCAATCAAAGTCGGAATGAAAGCTTTCCTCGAGCAGCGCGAATATGCAGGACAGGAGTTCGAAGGCAAAGTGGTGCGCACGTCAGAAGCCATCGATCCGGCAACCCGCACTCTACTGACAGAGATTGATGTTCCAAACCGGGACGGCAAGATTCTGCCGGGAGCGTATGCGCAGGTCCATTTTGCTGCCAAGGTCGATGCTCCGCACTTGACCGTGCCCATCAACACGTTGCTGTTCCGCGCCGAAGGGCCACGCGCTGCGGTGGTCGGCTCAGACAACAAAGTTCATCTCAAGGAGATCACCATCGGCCGCGACTATGGCACTGCCGTTGAAGTCGTAAACGGCCTCGAGCCTACCGACCGCATCATCGTCAATCCCGCGGATTCGCTCGAGGATGGCCAGCCGGTAAACGTAGCTCAGCAGAAAGGCGAAGGCGCCGAGAAGGCTGGCAGCTAGCGAAGCGAATCACGGGCAGGTCGAAACAGTCAACGTGATCTGCCGCGAATCCGAGGCGTGCGCTGCGTCGAGAACCTGTACTGATCCGCTGAATGAACCCGCTTGAGTCGGCACTCCACTGAACGATCCGGAATGGGGTTCGAAAGCAAAACCCGGCCAGTTAATGCCTGAGTCCGCAAAGAAAAACCACGACAACGGTGCTGCGCCTCCTGTCGTCGGTATCTGGAAACTGTACGGCTGACTTAAACAAGCCGACGGCAGTGCCGCAGGAGAAGCAGGCAAATTTATCTGAAATGGATCAACGACCACGAGCGTCTCTTGTCCAGTTGCCGTCTGCGGGGGATTCGATGAATCCGTTGCCTGCAAAGTGAACTTGTATGTACCTGTCGTGGTGGGGGTCCCAATGATGTTTTCATTGGTATCGAGCGAGAGCCCGGGCGGCAAGCTTCCAGAAAGCAGTGACCATGAAACAGCTCCTTTGGCGTTCGCTGCAAACACCGTAGCCCCGTACGCCACGCCGCGTTCTGCCGGGGGGAGAGTCTGTGGCTGAACTGTGAGCGGATCGACTACTCCCGAAACCTCCAACGAGTACGTCATATCAGGCCGGGCGTCACCACGCCAATCAAAGACATGCACGTAGAACGTGTTCGCTATGTTGGGCTGACCTGGTACTTGAAAATCTAGCGCAGAGTCCTGAACGTGTGGGCTGGCGCTGATATCGTCGTTGATGCAGCTGGAAGCGAAGGTCGTGCTCGTGTCTCCCGGTTGCCGACATAAGGTAAGCCGGGCGCTATTGGCATCGACGATTTCAATCACTGTATCTAGTGGGTTATTGGGATTGCTTCTCTTGGCAACTGTCTCCACGTGCACCACAGAACCGCCGAGTGATACCAGTTTGTAGTAGTCATTGTCGCCCGCCGTTGGTGCTCCATTTGGCGGATCGATGTAGGGGCTGATCGAGGCCTGAATCGACCCGTTGTCCATTGGTGTGGCCGTTGCAGGACTATCATTTCGTCCAAGAGCGGCCTCAACGTCGATGTTGAACTGCTGATTCGCCGTGTGCATCGGCGAACTGCTGTCAGTCACAATAAGTCCAAACGGATAATCTCCCGCGATTGTCGGAGTGCCGCTGACAACCCCGGTGTTTGGATTCAGTGAAAGCCCAAAAGGCAAGCTGTTCCCGTTCGCAAGCGCGAACGAATAAGGAGGAGTGCCCCCTAACGCAACTAGTCGTCCACTGAAGGGCCGATTTACAGCGATCCGCGACGGCAGTGAATTCTGCAGCGTCAAGGTCGCAGATGTCACTGTGATTGTGAACGGCTGAGAAGCGCTTTCCGGCGGTGAGAAGGAATCCTGCGCTGCTAGCGTGAACTGAAAAGTCCCAGTCTGATATGCGCTCCCGACAAGTTGTCCGGTGCTGTCGAATTTCAATCCCGGCGGCATGGTGCCCGAGCTGACGCTGTATGCGACAGGCGGAAAGCCTCCTTGAATGCCTGCATGTACATTCAGGAACGTCTGAAACTCTGTAACGGTAGCCGCTTGGCTCTGGGCTGAGGTCAAGGGTTGATAAGCCGTTACCGTGAAGCTCTTCGTCGCTAACTGTGGAGTTGAGGCGGAGTCCGTGACCGTAGCGATGAATCCCGCTGTTCCGCCAAAGTTCGCCGTACCGGAAAGCGTTCCCGTATTGGCGTCCATCGTCAGACCAGTTACAAACAATGCCGTCGAGGAGACCGGTGCAATTGACCAATGAAGCGCTCCCTGTCCGTTGCTCGCGCTCAGCGTGGTCGAGTAGGCGTGCCCTTGCAGCGTCCCGGAAAGTATCGAAGCAGTGGTAATCGTCAGGGCTGGAGGCGGTGGTGGTGGTGGAGAGCCGCCTCCCCCATTATTGTTTCCTCCGCCTCCACCGCAGGCGCTGAGCGCCACAGCAGCGCAAAAACAAATAATGCCGAGCCGAAGGGACCTCACGCGCGCCTCTCTTCACACTCGGCGTCAGACGACGGAGCTGGAACCCCGAAGAGAGCTCCAGAGTCTTCATATTGATCGAACTGCGGCGGCGTACTGTTCAGGATGATGTCGATTCCCTGAATCTGGTCTCCGGGATTCACTTGGATGGTGTCGCGCTGTTGAGGGAAATCGAATGCCGAACTGTTCTTGTTCCAGAACTTGGGTACGCCGCCGGGCAAAGCGACTGGAGGATCAAGCGGTCCCACACTTGATCCGCTCACGAACTG from Terriglobales bacterium carries:
- a CDS encoding TetR/AcrR family transcriptional regulator, which produces MPQTYAAELAQEKITGNRRTPGRPRSEDARKAILRSTLRLLQETGFPDLSIEAIAADADVGKATVYRWWPNKAALVADAFSSSADEELRFPNTGSVRDDVSIQMKHLVRVLRGRRGRIVAALIGGGQSDPELIQAFRDRFMMPRRQEAYETLRRGISRGELPADLDLDLTLDTLYGALYMRFLIRQSGLTEDYVDEVVGLVMDGAAR
- a CDS encoding efflux RND transporter permease subunit, translating into MWIVSLALRRPYTFVVMALLILILTPIVILRTSIDIFPDINIPVISIVWQYNGMQPQEMADRFLSNTERGLTTLVNDIQHIESVALQGRAIEKVYFQPGVNLPLALSQVTAITQTSVRQLPPGTQPPLIIVYSASSVPIVQVGVSSKSIPEQDLQDITLNFIRSPLTTVKGAAIPYPYGGKSRVIAVDLDTQALQAHGLTPVDVVNAVDSQNLILPSGTAKIGALEMNVRMNASTQTVAELNDLPVRSKNGVTTYLRDVAHVRDGFTPQTNIVRQDGVRGTLLSIMKNSGASTLDIVKEIKDRLPVIAESLPEDLQIKTLFDQSLFVRGSIDGVLREGAIAAALTALMILLFLGDWRPTLVITVSIPLSICVSIILLSALGETINIMTLGGLALAVGILVDDATVAIENIERNIAMGKEMKQAILDGSQQIALPAFVSTICICIVFVPMFFLTGVAKFLFVPLAEAVVFAMLASYLLSRTLVPTMVLYIMRGHEHKAAQPKTILGRFQRGFERGFERFRTSYRDMLASALEHRKIFAAAFLAFCVISFGLIFFLGEDFFPSVDAGVFRLHVRARAGTRIEETARLCDEVENVLRKEIPKNELVTILDNIGLPFSSINTTYSTSGTIGTSDAEILVSLNQKHHRPTDEYVKKLREDLPLYFPGVEFFFQPADIVSQILNFGLPSPIDVQVVGRNLEGNYAIAEQIANRMRHVPGAADVHVQQLMNGPEIDLNIDRSRAKEVGLDQEDVARNLLVSLSGSFQTSPSYWLNPKNGVTYSVAILTPDYRMDSVQALMNTPVGSPSAPAPQVLANLATIKPASTPAAVYHYDITPVVDVYASVQGRDLGGVAGDVTRIVEDFESKRPKGTQIILRGQVETMTSSFRGLAFGLIMAIVLVYLLIVVNFQSWLDPFIIITALPGALAGILWMLLLTHTRLSVPSLTGAIMCVGVATANSILLVSFARERMDDGLPAFQAALEAGFTRIRPVIMTALAMIIGMVPMALGLGEGGEQNAPLGRAVIGGLLFATVATLFFVPAVFTMIHGRRAAHATNLGQEPEWVHEE
- a CDS encoding efflux RND transporter periplasmic adaptor subunit is translated as MSSLQVVNSPSETGQQTPQHDPQRGTPARKTAWIIGAFVLLLLIAGAITIAGKLGEKKALAAETERLAKPSVAVTTPKQEQAHEELVLPGTIQAYKESPIYARTNGYVLRWYKDIGSQVKKGELLADIDTPEVDQELLQARATRQQIQAQLGLAKSSAERWQNLRRSDSVSQQEVDQQVSAYQQAQANLAASDANVRRLEQMESFKHIYAPFSGVLTKRNIDVGALINAGNAGPDKELFDIAQVDPLRVYVNVPQTYSPAIKVGMKAFLEQREYAGQEFEGKVVRTSEAIDPATRTLLTEIDVPNRDGKILPGAYAQVHFAAKVDAPHLTVPINTLLFRAEGPRAAVVGSDNKVHLKEITIGRDYGTAVEVVNGLEPTDRIIVNPADSLEDGQPVNVAQQKGEGAEKAGS
- a CDS encoding Ig domain-containing protein yields the protein MRSLRLGIICFCAAVALSACGGGGGNNNGGGGSPPPPPPPALTITTASILSGTLQGHAYSTTLSASNGQGALHWSIAPVSSTALFVTGLTMDANTGTLSGTANFGGTAGFIATVTDSASTPQLATKSFTVTAYQPLTSAQSQAATVTEFQTFLNVHAGIQGGFPPVAYSVSSGTMPPGLKFDSTGQLVGSAYQTGTFQFTLAAQDSFSPPESASQPFTITVTSATLTLQNSLPSRIAVNRPFSGRLVALGGTPPYSFALANGNSLPFGLSLNPNTGVVSGTPTIAGDYPFGLIVTDSSSPMHTANQQFNIDVEAALGRNDSPATATPMDNGSIQASISPYIDPPNGAPTAGDNDYYKLVSLGGSVVHVETVAKRSNPNNPLDTVIEIVDANSARLTLCRQPGDTSTTFASSCINDDISASPHVQDSALDFQVPGQPNIANTFYVHVFDWRGDARPDMTYSLEVSGVVDPLTVQPQTLPPAERGVAYGATVFAANAKGAVSWSLLSGSLPPGLSLDTNENIIGTPTTTGTYKFTLQATDSSNPPQTATGQETLVVVDPFQINLPASPAALPSACLSQPYSFQIPTTGGAAPLSWFFFADSGINWPGFAFEPHSGSFSGVPTQAGSFSGSVQVLDAAHASDSRQITLTVSTCP